The window AAAGCACAAGAATCAGCCTCTATAAGTCTGACATATGCCTGTGCAATGTGTTGCTGCCTCAGCAATAGTTCGTTTTCtaatagtagggtgaccagacagcaagtgtgaaaaatcgtgatggggtggggagataataggagcctatataagaaaaagaccgcaaaattgggactgtccctataaaattgggacatctggtcaccctatataatAGTGTGCCGAGTATCAATCTCAGCCTGAGCTGCACTAGTGAGAAATGAAGCAGGCTCTCTCTGTTGAAACACATGGATATACAGTAGTATTTTATTCCTAGTTTATTGATCATTACTGACCTGcatcaaaccaaatgcactgctgtTATCGCCCCAGCCAGCCTTTAGGAGAGTTCCAGCATGTGACTCTCGAGAGATGATACCAGCGATCACTGCTGGatctacacattttttttttgccagcgcTCTTAATGATGGCTTTATATTTATTCATATTATTTAAATCCCTCTCAGCAATCTTTTCTGATGCAGGACCTCCTGTAATAAATGTAAAAGTAAAGATGTTTTCTTTAAGATTATTAAGTCAATATGAGATTTCAAAAGCCGAAAGCTCTGTTCTGCCATCTGAGAGCCGTTGTGAGAGTTACGTGCGTTGTGAAAGCAAGGCAAAAAATAATTTTGCCTTGTGTAATTAATGTGTAAAAGGTGGTTTAATTCCTATTTCTATAGGTCCCAAAAGGAAGGTGAATGGGCTTGGGTAGAGTTGGAGTGAGCAGCATGCTCAGCCTCTGAAGAGAAACTGACAGCAACCTGTCAGTGTCTGGATGATGTAGGAGTGATGTTGAGAGGAGCTGAGAGGAGTCACATCTACCCCTCTGTGGCCAGAAGAACAGGACTGTAATATGGGGCTTCAAAGTTGAGAGGGGGATTCAAAATGTGGAATTCTTAGGGACAGACGCAGAAGACTTATGTAGAGGGGGACAATTGCAATTTGAGACAGTCGTTCCCAATAGTTGCACTTTTGCCTCATTTTCTTTTGGATTCTCAGTGCCATTTCATGCTACATGAGGAGGGAATCTCAATCCTACCCACAATAGAAGGGTTTGGCATTAAGTTCAATTTTATTTGTAGAGTGAAAGAATAGGGAGCACCTTTGATTTTCCCGACGGTATCAGATAAACTGTTGATCTGATGTGCAAGTAGCTGGTGTGGCATAATGAGGACTAACCAAGAGAATGGGATCAGGAATTTATCAGtaccactcccagctctgccactgatttgctcaacatccttgggaaagtcacttgggtcaaattttaaaaagtgactgttAATTTTGGATACTTTAATCAGAGataccttgggcctgattttcagagaatcTGAACATTCACAGCTCCTGATAAGTTTAATTAGAGGTGCTTGTGTGAACACTTCTGATAATTAGGCCCTAAATGTCTGAAGTTGGACATCTAAAGAATCAAGCCACATGTGTAAACATTGATTTTTTAATTTCTGGACCATAATCATCCCAAGGTTTTATTAAGTCTTCCTCTCTGTCTTAGTTTCGTAGTGAAATGAGGAGAATAATACTAGCCAATCAGAATGCTGTTGTGAAGTTTAATCAATTAATGCTTGTAAAGTCCTTTGAAGGTGTAAAGTACTATGGATCATTGTGACGAATCTGTGTGCTGAAATACAGCAACAAAGCAGCAGAATTATACTCACCACAGTAATCTAAACCTTCTTGTCCTGCAGTTTTACAGGAAGCCCCAGTAGCATCAACGTTGTTTATATTACCAAAGCATCCAGTCTGACTCTCAGAAGTACCTGAAAAATTAAATGCAGATATTTTACATTAAGCACCTATTGTGAACATAAGTAAAGCTAAGAGAATTCGAAGTCATAAACCAGACTCTGGTCCACTTTGAGATGGGATACATTGTGGGTTGTTTTGGAAAAAGATCTTGTGGAGAGGAGGATTTGCTTGCCAGAAGACACTACCTCAGTTGAGAGGGAAGGCCAGTGCAGATATGTGTCTTTCACTGGTCTCTAAAAAAGGCCAGACATGAAAGTGTCCTGACTGCTATGCCCCCGTGCTCCTCACTGAGAACACTTGATTCTCACTCCTTGCAAGAGTCATCCTTGGTACTGAAAGCTGCATTGTCGAATACAGTTTATGTATATTCCATTTGCTATTGCACCAAACTCATTCTTCCATGTCCATAATTAGGTTTTGTAGGAGTGGTCAGAAAAATGCCTTAGTCTCTCATATCTCCCCATCCTTACAATCATCTCTTTACACTGTTGCTTTGGCAGTGAGCTTAGTGAAATAGACATGGACCTCAAACTCACCGAAAAGGGCAGCAAGGCCCAGAATCATTAGCGTTAGCAGCATGGTGACGGTTCTTCTCAAGCACCCAAGAGAGTCAGAAAATAAATCCAGGTCTGCAGAGAAACCAAAATatctatgtaagcagagtcaggatgagctctaccctgacatctggtggaaagaatttcagagagtgtatttgcataagcacgcctaccccatcccaggctgccgagctgtgggactgctttgtgacagaaatgactcaacctcagttgggtggtacttgctagacaagggacatgggttccaaaacccagtgaattgagagaggctggggacaggtatttgtgcctggtggtgcagtctccttgtggagccagaagcaccagttccaccccctcctctctccactgtggaatgtcagagttgatttttttattccctcaagaatctagatacagattactgagctgagagcactgaatactttgctaactagtgggggagcctgaagctatgctgtggaacagagcagctggtggagtagagcagtttgtggggatggctggagcggatcacgggacagctggtggagtggagcagctggcagagcggagtagctgtggatgggtggagcggcccacagagcgagcggagctgagcagtttgcagggagaactggagcagcccatggagcagagcagctggtggagtggagcagtttgtgaggacggctggaggagcagagtggagcggctggtaaagcggagcagttcgtggagaaggcggaagcagaacccacagagaggcagggcagtttgccccggaccacgtaaggtgcccctttctacccaggctgggcggagggacctctacagataaactctcgaactctggggtggcactgaccagagtcttttgggttgttggactttggggtgattggacttaagaccctaaagggaaaaaggacattgccaaacgtacttggaggtgggtttttgtttatggtttgtgttataaccctgtttgtggtgtttctccaatgggatgccgcattgattccttcctttattaaaaagattttgctacactcagacttcgtgcttgcgagaggggaagtattgcctcctaggggcgcccaggggggtgtggtatgtaagtgtcccaggtcactgggtgggagctcgagctggttatgcattgtgttactgaaatggaacccctggatactgaacccggcccttgctgctgccaactcagaggggcagaagggttacatctaAATGTATAGTACCACTGTgaagaaatacaaaaaaatgATGGGGACTTTCTTCACCGAATGTGCAAGTACTGAGATAGAAGGGAATTTTGTGTATTAGTGTATAAATACTGGTACTGAAGGCACAATAATAACTCTGCCTCTCTTTGACACAGCACACAGATAAGGTCCTTTCAGTGTAGAAAAAATCTGAGAGGATCAACACAGCAAGTTTTAATAATTTAATTTTGATCATAGTGTGCCTCTGTTGTATCTTACTACCTTACTTCAAAATACAAACCCCAATAATATTTGATCTGGAATTAGTAACATTCATAGTGTTTAAGGTGACCTGCTGCTGCTACAAATGCACCTTTATTCTATGCCAGGGTCCCTTACACCCACTATGCAGTTGATTGCTAACTGTTATTATTGCTATGAGCAGAGCACAGGAGATTATCATTTCCAACTTTTTTAGCAGCTCCAGGGCTCTGGTTTTCTCTAAAGTAATCTATAATCAACACGTGCCTCATCTCTTCTATTCACTGTACAGCAGGGACACAGTAATAAccactaagggtatatctacactatgagctaggggtgtgattcccagcttgcatagaCATTCTCTTGCTAGGAGTACGTCTagactacgggattattccgattttacataaaccggttttataaaatagattgtataaagtcgagtgcacgcggccacactaaccacattaattcggcggtgtgtgtccatggtccgaggctagcgtcgatttccagagcgttgcgctgtgggtagctattccgtagctatcccatacttcccgcagtctcccccgccccttagaattctgggttgagagcccagtggctgatggggcaaaaatcattgtcacaagtggttctgggtaaatgtggtcagtcattccttcctccgggaaagcaacggcagacaataatTTCACctcctttttccttggattgccctggcaaacgccatagcacggcaaccatggagcccgttcagcttttttttttttacagtcaccgtatgtgtactggatgccgcggacagaggcgatactccagcgctacacagcagcattcatttgcttttgcatgatagcagagatgggtaccagttgttctgtaccatctgctgctagtGTAATTcagcaatgagatgatggttatctgttcttctgtactgtctgctgctatcatgggtgcccctagcTGAGATCGACTGGGgttgcaaaggcaaaactgggaatgactccctaagtcaatccctcctttatggtttctaaaaatagagtcagtcctacctagaatatggggcaagtgtactaaagaagcagtgtatcagagagcacagctgctccatgtcagatcctgcagaaatgatgagctacatgccattcacggggggtgcccatgcaacaaccccacccgttgcttccctccttccccaaccttcctgggctaccatggcagtgtcccccccatttgtgtcatgaagttataaagaatgcaggaataacaaacagtgacttgttagtgagataaaatgaagcggacgcagcctcccggtgctatgacagtccaggcaggacattaagcggtgcagaggagaggagcccagcatgccgctgctatgatagtccaggcagtacagaatcttttctttacacaggaaagggagggggctgatggagctcagcccccagttgctatgatgaggacggttaccagctgttctgtcccatctactgggaatggctaggaatcattcctatttttaaccaggcacccccagcctacctcacctgaggcaagccaggagcactcacgggctgatggcaatgacagatatcagtcatattgcactgtctgccaccagggaggggagaggagcagatactggtcttcactgctgcagcatcgtgtctaccagcagctttcagtagacatagggtgacattgaaagaagtcaagaatcgatttctttcccttttctttcacgtgtgtgggggggtaaattgacgagctattccctgaaccacaccggacaatgtgtttgaacctacaggcattgggagctcagctaagaatgcaaatactgttcggagactgctggggactgtgggatagctggagtcctcagtacccactccctccctccatgagcatccatttgagtctctggcttcccgttacacttatcacgcagcactgtgtagcctgtagattttttttcaaacgctttggcatttcgtcttctgtaacagagctctgatagaacagatttgtttccccatacagtgatcagatccagtatctcccgtacggtccatgctggagctttttttggatttgggactgcattgccacccatgctgatcagagctccatgctgggcaaacaggaaatgaaaatcaaaagttcgcggggcttttcctgtttacctggccactgcatctgagttcagattgctgtccagagcagtcacagtggtgcactgtgggatactgcccggaggccaataccgttgatttgcggccacactaaccctaatctgatatggtaataccgattttagcgctactcctctcatcggggaggagtacagaaaccaatgtaaagagctctttatatcgatataaagggccttgtagtgtggacgggtacagcgttaaattggtttaacgctgctaaaatcagtttaaacgcgtagtgtagaccaggcctaggtctCATCaagtaaatgctttaaaaatagtgatgtagctgcagcagcagagTCAGCGGCAAGTGGCAGTATGGGCTAGCCGTGCTAAGTACATACACATGGAGTTCAGGCAGGTTTTTACTAGGCACAGCTAACCCATGTGGCTGCTTGCCACTGTCCATGTTCCCATGACAACACAACTGATTGTAGTGCCCTAGAGTGAAAAGAGTGAGGGATTATGTCTATGTGAGCTGAGACTCACActcctagctcatagtgtagacttTACCTAAAGGACAAATCCTGGAGTCTTTACTCAAGTAGAGTAAACTTATTTGGTCTTTCATTACTACCCAGAGGATTTTCTAATGAACAGAATTCAGAATAGCTCCCACTCTGAATTAGCTTACTATTTTACTCAGCTGTCTTCAGCTTCCCTTCTCCTAGAAGATGGATGTTTTGAGGAGCTTTATATATGTTAGACAGTACTTCCCTGTTTACTCAACATGTTTTTCTGGTATCAGATGTGATCAAATTTACTGTCAAGTTTCGTAATGAAAACTAACTCCAGTGTGTCCCTTTGCGGAAGTTGGCATGAGGGCAGATGTAATCTTCCACTATTTGGCATGattcaaatttcaaaacaaacaaaaaaattccttttCCCAGCAGTTCGCCCCCTCCCTCTTCATCTTTCTctgatttcacaacctcctcccTAAATGTTCTGTGGCCAGGTCCAAATCAATGACAAGGCATTCACCCTCCCTGGGAACGTTTTTCCCCAGTCTGGTTCTGGTATCACAGACCATTCTCAGGAGATTCTGTGGGAACAAACTAAAAACATTTTTCCACCCTGGCAGGAACAACTAGTTACTAGAGGCTGGGACCTCACTGCACACATCAATGGTTCCTTGCATTCCTCCATTCTCCTCAAACCTTACAAGTTATTTAGTGGGATGTCCACCTTCTTGGCTAACACACTGGAAGTTGAACTGGGAAACGCTAGAGCTAAAAGCATCAGCTGCTACAGATTGAGACAAAGTGTTGTATTTGGTGACTTCTGCAACTCATCTCCTCTGTTTACTGGGCACAGAGGGGGACCTGGAACACTCTCATCAGAGGGGTACATTTGCATCCTCACATCTCCCTCTATTGCAGAGACATGGTGCAACCCTCCCTCTTAACAATCAGAACTGCATATAGTCCCCTGCTTTCCCCTTCCTTTCACACCTGGAGCTCTGGGAGTCCCTCATTTCCCCCCAGCCTCCAGTGTATGAAGCTTCTTTCCTTCAATGCTTCCCAGATTGGGCACTCTTGCTCTCTCCCCCACTATAGAGCAGGCTTTCGGTAGGCAGTATGCCAGGCGGGAGGAATGGAAGAATATTCCTCCTCTCTCTTCTGCCTCTGGCTTCCCCTGTTGGCTGAGCATCCACCTGACAGGTGGTAGGCAATTCACAGAAGGGAGAGCAAGGAGCAACTTTTTAAGTGCAAATGGCTTTTCTACTTTTCCCAAAAATCAGCAGGGCTCTGTCCATCGTTGACTAGCATGTTCCTTGAGATATTGGAAGTGATCGGATGTGATGTTCAAAAGTTATCATGTTATAGCCCGACAGACAGAGAAATAACATTGAGTTGAGTGCAGGGTCAATTATTAATGATGAATATCTCGCCTAAGGcatcaaaacaaatattttaagtttAGCTGAAAATAGTGGACTGAGGAGTTATTTTTGCCCTTCTCTTTTATTACCTAACTCATGTGAGGGAGGGAAAACACCAGTTGACTCCAAGTGGTGCAATCTGTGCTATTGACATTGGCTTTACAATACTCATTCACTTTAGGCCActgctggggttttttttaaaccctgaagACGGGAAATAGTAATTTCTGCCATGCAACAAGACTACATCCCATTTCTGGAATAATGCAGAAAGGTTTATTTCAGCATATTTCTCAGGAGCAATGGGTAGAAAATTGCAGGCATGTATATTTGAGTGTACAACGCAGGCACCGTAGGCATTTCTGTGATTCATGGATTTTAGTGATTTACATTATGACATTGAGCCTCTCCTAGATTTCTTGATCAAAAAATGTTGCAACTTATATAAAATACTTCTGTTAAAGTTATCAAACCAACCACAAATAAAAGGGTGGGAGTCTCGTGGTTAAGACTCTATAGCTTCTAGAAAGATGGCTTCTGGTCACCGGCTCTCATCTCTGCAGCTTGGTTCTCTTAGCACAGCTGTGCATATTGCAAAGCTGCTATACTTCCTTTTAGTTTTTATCCATGAAATGCTGAAGACTGAGACAATTTTAATTATGTACCTTTATGTGCTAGGCAGAGTTTACACTAACCAAGCACCAAAGATCCTgactataccaggggtcggcaatctttcagaagtggtgtgccgagtcttcatttattcactctcagtTAAGGTTCCgggtgctggtaatacattttaacatttttagaaggtctctttctataagtctataatatataactaaactattcttgtatgtaaagtaaataaggtctttaaaatgtttcagaagcttcatttaaaattaaattaaaatgcaaagccccccggactggtggacaggacctaggcagtgtgagtgccactgaaaatcagcttatgtgccaccttcggcacccgtgccataggttgcctactcctggactATACATTAAACATAACTGTACATAGTTACTTGTACTATTAACCTGACAGGCGTCCCCTGAGGGAGAGTTAGGCTCGAGAGGAAAGCGCTGATTGAGGATGGAGCCCAGTTGGACAGGAGCAGACCTGGCTAGCGTAGAGTCAGGACATTTTCACCAGGAAGAGACTGCTGTGTGGAagcctgcagtcactctctg of the Gopherus flavomarginatus isolate rGopFla2 chromosome 1, rGopFla2.mat.asm, whole genome shotgun sequence genome contains:
- the LOC127038860 gene encoding LOW QUALITY PROTEIN: lysozyme g-like (The sequence of the model RefSeq protein was modified relative to this genomic sequence to represent the inferred CDS: deleted 1 base in 1 codon); the encoded protein is MLLTLMILGLAALFGTSESQTGCFGNINNVDATGASCKTAGQEGLDYCGGPASEKIAERDLNNMNKYKAIIKSAGKKKCVDPAVIAGIISRESHAGTLLKAGWGDNSSAFGLMQVDKKHHSIVGRWNGEDHLLDATKILIDMIKGIQKKFSRWTKEQQLKGGISAYNGGLGNVRSYENMDRGTPGDDYANDVVARAKFYKRNGY